DNA from Rhodothermales bacterium:
TGGAAAGCATCTTACATACTTCAACGCACGACGGCCCCAGGTATTGTGGCGCGGACTCCCTTGTTATTCGAAGAAGCGCATAAAGTATTAGCAGTCGGGGAGGGTCGCATGCCACGTGGCGACGAATTCGGCGGATGCGCGGAAACATACAATATTGTTATGGCGCTCCCGATGCCGGACGGACGCAGCGGAACCCGACGTGTGGACCCGCACCCTCCGGAAGGTGACCGTCACGAAATCGTATGCGCAGATTAACTGGATGTCCACCTCAGCTTCCGCCCCTTAGAACTCGGCGTGTCGTTACCTCAGCCCTTGCGGTCGGCATAGTCGTCGCGCCATTCGTCCAATAGGTATCCCCACACGTTGCCTGCCATATCGTAAGGTCCATAGGCGTTCGGCGGATAGCTTCCGCCGGAACGGGTTGGATTTCTACACGCCCGAACTGGTCCGTCGCTTCGCCAGGATTTTGTGGCGCAGATCTCGTCGCTGTACGGCCCGGTTAATGTTGATTACACCTGCACGCACGGCTGACAGAATCAAGCTCTTTTAAAGTGGTTCACCTCGCTCACTTTCCTATTTACTCAGAATGAACTGGCCCATCGATCTCAGGTATTCAGGCTCGAGCCAACCTGTATCCTCGCGGATCAATCCATGCCCTAGGGTCGGGAAGACCACCGTCGAAAATCCTTCTCGCGCCGTGAGTTCCGCGTCTGCCAGCAAACCGAGTGATCGCGAGACGTCCACGTTTTGATCCGCTTCCCCGAAGAACATCAGCGACGGTCGTCCGAGGTCCCGCCAGTAGGGAATAGGATCGAAGGAGCCATTCAGCTTCCACCATGACTTGAGTCGCATCTTCGCCCTTCTCGCAAAGAGTGGCGCCATGGTCCTGGCAACGAGACCGGGTGCACCGCCGTTTCTGATCTCACGACTCACCTCGTAGGTAATTTGTTCGGATGGGGTTGCGACGCTTCCAGAAATCGTGATCAAGAAAGCTATTTCAGCGGACTGGGCTGCCGCCAGAGGCGCAACCCAACCGCCCTGACTGAACCCTGCAAGGCCTACGCGTACCCGATCGACGCTGGCCTGTTCAACCAGGAAGTCGACAGCGTCTACTGCGTCTGTGGCTAGTTCCCCGAA
Protein-coding regions in this window:
- a CDS encoding SUMF1/EgtB/PvdO family nonheme iron enzyme, with the protein product MCATKSWRSDGPVRACRNPTRSGGSYPPNAYGPYDMAGNVWGYLLDEWRDDYADRKG